One Cupriavidus taiwanensis LMG 19424 DNA segment encodes these proteins:
- a CDS encoding glycosyltransferase family 4 protein, with protein MMHPPLGRETPAPLPGILIYSAPFHPLIGGMERFAEDLASGLAELGYAVEVATRTPAAPGDATTFPFAVTRVRGMVQLARAMLRHRRVLFVGLTFYDVMLASALRRRIVLTHHGPYVVHGRTRGAWTGAIKRWLSRFYDGICVSHYLAGWLPGQPLVIHNGYRDELFPAPAPADARPAGSFIFVGRLVSEKGVELLVRSFARLHARRPHVRLTIVGDGPERAALATLATDLGCADAVHFAGCQGAASVAAMLGRHRCLVAPSLGYESFGIVALEGLAAGCEVIVSRRGGLPEAVGDFGWVVEPALEPLHDAMAAVLAGASRRDETGMREFLREHERKAVAQRYAEAIARFTQDPSEPRGRVPFSTERQGSEAGR; from the coding sequence ATGATGCATCCCCCGCTGGGTCGCGAGACCCCTGCGCCCTTGCCAGGCATCCTGATTTACAGCGCTCCCTTCCATCCGCTGATCGGCGGCATGGAGCGGTTTGCCGAGGACCTGGCGAGCGGGCTGGCGGAACTGGGCTACGCGGTCGAGGTGGCCACGCGCACGCCGGCCGCGCCCGGCGATGCCACCACGTTCCCGTTTGCCGTGACCCGGGTGCGCGGCATGGTGCAGCTCGCGCGCGCCATGCTGCGCCACCGGCGCGTTCTGTTCGTCGGCCTGACTTTCTACGACGTGATGCTGGCCAGCGCGCTGCGCCGGCGCATCGTGCTGACGCACCACGGCCCGTATGTGGTCCACGGGCGTACGCGCGGCGCCTGGACCGGTGCGATCAAGCGCTGGCTGTCGCGCTTCTACGACGGCATCTGCGTCAGCCACTACCTGGCCGGCTGGCTGCCAGGCCAGCCGCTGGTGATCCACAACGGCTATCGCGACGAATTGTTCCCGGCACCCGCGCCGGCCGACGCGCGCCCGGCGGGAAGCTTCATCTTCGTCGGGCGACTGGTGTCCGAGAAGGGCGTGGAACTGCTGGTGCGCAGCTTTGCGCGCCTGCATGCGCGGCGGCCGCACGTGCGGCTGACCATCGTTGGGGACGGGCCGGAGCGCGCGGCCCTGGCAACGCTTGCCACCGATCTGGGATGCGCGGACGCGGTGCACTTTGCGGGCTGCCAGGGGGCCGCCAGCGTGGCGGCGATGCTGGGCCGGCATCGCTGCCTGGTGGCGCCATCGCTCGGCTACGAGTCCTTTGGCATCGTCGCGCTCGAAGGCCTGGCGGCGGGCTGCGAAGTCATCGTCAGCCGGCGCGGCGGCTTGCCGGAAGCGGTCGGCGACTTTGGCTGGGTCGTCGAGCCGGCGCTCGAGCCGTTGCACGATGCCATGGCAGCCGTGCTGGCCGGTGCGTCGCGCCGCGATGAAACGGGCATGCGCGAGTTCCTGCGCGAGCACGAGCGCAAGGCGGTGGCGCAGCGCTATGCCGAGGCCATTGCGCGCTTCACGCAGGATCCCAGCGAGCCGCGCGGGCGCGTACCGTTCAGCACCGAGCGGCAGGGATCCGAAGCCGGCCGCTAG
- a CDS encoding polysaccharide biosynthesis tyrosine autokinase codes for MSNIKNLRDYDAGAAEGEEPSSDLTSYVDVLIRYRWTFLAVAAAVMAVGLLFALLSKPVYRADILVQVEDHNTGSVNNNNKPTATVSPVYDVRPAPSTEIELLRSRMVVGKAVDALQLDISASPYYFPVIGAAVAGFNRELSQPGLFGRGGYAWGSEAIAVSSLEVPPAMERRLITVTALGNDKYRVAFASDDAVAEGRVGVPLTVATHSGKVTLEISQLEGRPGAVFHVSRVPRAVAIADLQSQLMITERGKQSGVIGVALEGTSAEKTAAILNEIGNEYVEQNLRRKAAEAEKSLAFLEAQLPQLKQQLESAESRYNAMRNQRGTIDLNEESRLVLAQSVAAQTKLADLRQRRQELIARFTPNHPAIEILDKQIADVNAEIGTVGGKIQRLPDIEQNVLRLMRDVRVSTEMYQSLLNDVQQLRLVKASKIGTARLVDPAEVPIRPVKPNRKLIAAASVLLGLLAGTAVVVLRRLFDGGVADADEIERETGMTVYATVPYSGAQSRLRGGPDIDKLLARRMPDDPAVESLRSFRTSLQFALLNSDSNNVVVITGPAPEVGKSFISANFATVLATAGRRVVLVDADLRRGGLNHHFGKPRVPGLTELLTGTPLEQVLQRDVVPGLDFIATGSEPPMAADLLQTRGMDTLLATLRNRYDVVLLDTPPVLATSDAGVLATKAGAVFLVARADVSTASELKATRRAIVQAGSDIKGVIFNGLKVEGRWYRAHYHFGKYRYMNQYGGASSKRA; via the coding sequence ATGAGCAACATCAAGAACCTGCGTGACTACGACGCCGGGGCCGCGGAAGGCGAGGAGCCGTCGTCGGACCTGACTTCGTATGTCGACGTGCTGATCCGCTACCGCTGGACCTTCCTCGCGGTTGCCGCGGCGGTGATGGCAGTCGGTCTGCTGTTCGCGTTGCTGTCCAAGCCGGTCTACCGCGCCGATATCCTGGTGCAGGTGGAGGACCATAACACCGGCAGCGTCAACAACAACAACAAGCCTACGGCGACGGTGTCGCCGGTCTACGACGTCAGGCCCGCCCCGTCGACCGAGATCGAGCTGCTGCGCTCGCGCATGGTGGTGGGCAAGGCGGTCGATGCGCTGCAGCTCGACATCTCCGCGTCGCCGTATTACTTCCCGGTGATCGGCGCGGCCGTGGCCGGCTTCAACCGCGAGCTGTCGCAGCCCGGGCTGTTCGGCCGGGGCGGCTATGCGTGGGGCAGCGAGGCGATCGCGGTCTCGAGCCTGGAAGTGCCGCCCGCGATGGAGCGTCGGCTGATCACCGTGACCGCGCTGGGCAACGACAAGTACCGGGTGGCCTTCGCCAGCGACGATGCCGTGGCTGAAGGCCGCGTCGGCGTGCCGCTGACGGTGGCGACCCACAGCGGCAAGGTCACGCTCGAAATCAGCCAGCTCGAAGGCCGCCCCGGCGCGGTGTTCCATGTCTCGCGCGTGCCGCGTGCGGTGGCCATTGCCGATCTGCAGAGCCAGCTGATGATCACCGAGCGCGGCAAGCAGAGCGGCGTGATCGGCGTGGCGCTGGAGGGCACCTCGGCCGAGAAGACCGCCGCCATCCTGAACGAGATCGGCAACGAGTACGTCGAGCAGAACCTGCGCCGCAAGGCCGCCGAGGCCGAGAAGTCGCTGGCCTTCCTGGAAGCGCAGCTGCCGCAGCTCAAGCAGCAGCTGGAAAGCGCCGAATCGCGCTACAACGCCATGCGCAACCAGCGCGGCACCATCGACCTGAACGAAGAATCCCGGCTGGTGCTGGCGCAGTCCGTGGCTGCCCAGACCAAGCTGGCGGACCTGCGCCAGCGGCGCCAGGAACTGATTGCGCGCTTCACGCCCAACCATCCGGCAATCGAGATCCTGGACAAGCAGATCGCCGACGTGAACGCCGAGATCGGCACCGTCGGCGGCAAGATCCAGCGCCTGCCGGATATCGAGCAGAACGTGCTGCGGCTGATGCGCGACGTCCGGGTCAGCACCGAGATGTACCAGTCGCTGCTGAATGACGTGCAGCAGCTCAGGCTGGTCAAGGCCAGCAAGATCGGCACGGCGCGGCTGGTGGACCCGGCCGAGGTGCCGATCCGTCCGGTCAAACCCAACCGCAAGCTGATCGCCGCAGCCTCGGTACTGCTGGGCCTGCTGGCCGGCACTGCGGTGGTGGTGCTGCGCCGGCTGTTCGACGGCGGCGTCGCCGATGCGGACGAGATCGAGCGCGAGACCGGCATGACGGTGTACGCCACGGTGCCCTACAGCGGGGCGCAGTCGCGCCTGCGCGGCGGGCCCGATATCGACAAGCTGCTCGCCAGGCGCATGCCGGACGACCCGGCGGTGGAAAGCCTGCGCAGCTTCCGCACCTCGCTGCAGTTCGCGCTGCTCAACAGCGACAGCAACAACGTGGTGGTGATCACCGGGCCGGCGCCGGAAGTGGGCAAGTCCTTCATCTCGGCCAACTTCGCCACGGTGCTGGCCACCGCCGGGCGCCGCGTGGTGCTGGTCGACGCCGACCTGCGGCGCGGCGGGCTCAACCACCATTTCGGCAAGCCGCGCGTGCCCGGGTTGACCGAGCTGCTCACCGGCACGCCGCTGGAGCAGGTACTGCAGCGCGACGTGGTGCCGGGACTCGACTTCATCGCCACTGGCTCCGAGCCGCCGATGGCCGCCGACCTGCTGCAGACGCGCGGCATGGACACGCTGCTGGCCACGCTCAGGAACCGTTACGACGTGGTGCTGCTCGACACCCCGCCGGTGCTGGCCACCTCCGACGCCGGCGTGCTGGCAACCAAGGCCGGTGCGGTGTTCCTGGTAGCGCGGGCCGATGTCAGCACGGCATCAGAGCTCAAGGCCACGCGGCGCGCGATCGTGCAGGCGGGGAGTGATATAAAGGGGGTGATTTTCAATGGGCTGAAGGTGGAGGGGCGGTGGTATCGGGCGCATTACCATTTCGGGAAGTATCGGTATATGAATCAGTATGGGGGGGCTAGTTCGAAGAGGGCATGA
- a CDS encoding low molecular weight protein-tyrosine-phosphatase: MMQAPPLISDEAAMIRSILVVCLGNRCRSPMAADLLRQALPDCSISSAGLAPPVGAGADPRVIRLLARDGLDLGAHRARELDDDMVDGADLVLVMDSEQREWVEQRFPRARGKTFRLCEAAQADIPDPYGGSQAMFLIVLGLIREGVQAWTAQIQSEAQATRYGEAT, from the coding sequence ATGATGCAGGCGCCGCCCCTGATCTCCGATGAAGCCGCGATGATCCGCTCGATCCTGGTGGTGTGCCTGGGCAACCGTTGCCGCAGCCCGATGGCCGCGGACCTGCTGCGCCAGGCACTGCCCGACTGCAGCATCAGTTCCGCCGGGCTGGCGCCGCCGGTGGGCGCCGGCGCCGATCCGCGCGTGATCCGGCTGCTGGCCAGGGACGGCCTGGACCTGGGCGCGCACCGCGCGCGCGAACTCGACGACGACATGGTCGACGGCGCCGACCTGGTGCTGGTGATGGACAGCGAGCAGCGCGAATGGGTGGAGCAGCGCTTTCCGCGGGCGCGCGGCAAGACCTTCCGCCTGTGCGAGGCCGCGCAGGCGGATATTCCCGATCCCTATGGCGGCTCGCAGGCGATGTTCCTGATCGTGCTGGGGCTGATCCGCGAGGGCGTGCAGGCATGGACGGCACAGATTCAATCTGAAGCACAGGCAACCCGCTATGGGGAGGCAACATGA
- a CDS encoding polysaccharide biosynthesis tyrosine autokinase, with amino-acid sequence MSFAGAVPVPDQVSPRSGANARVLLDHAGWILAAGLAGAAFAWLAWLSTPDVYRAKSLVQLQTRDGAGRAAAPQLDLGMLKSRAVVGPVVERLHLDIEVQPLRAPLLGSLVNHFAEPGKLRGPWPAELGYAWGGERVAVERLNVPARLLNVPLTLEILPDNGFRLSGPDAQVEGRAGQVAEASGISMLVGRIEARPGTRFLVTRRDLTLTVDAVTRELRVDSESSDATTLRISWQNRDPATAAALVNGIADSYIKGQAEQRQDDTAATLAFLSGELPRVKAELERAEGALTRYRSRSGSLAPSQDVQSYLNGSMEYQRQIALLRLERTKLLQRFTTEANEVRTVDSQIQQLTRERQEMDARMQNLSASERESVALTRDVKVAEDMYMTLRNKVEQLSLAQLDRTGQVRIVDNALTPTVPIGMGPWTPAAGGGVLGMLLAAGALTLRQRVRPTVASANDAEDKLGITMLGDIAFSREQAALERMVSAKALLGVAAGYAAPPLARLERPRPSSAVIDVSALEDDSERMLRLGLHDQFLLARNAPHSLAVEGLRNIRAAVHFALRSAPDHVIAVTSPAPGAGKTFASVNLAVLFAEAGQRVLLIDADLRRGRVASWFDQPAESGLAELLTGHVPLAAAVRPTVVNGLSILPAGLPPPNPSELLMRPGMAEMLRQCAARFDLVLVDTPPVLAVADASLVANLAGSTLVVMRADATLPGQVDETLKRLQRADARLLGGILNCVVAKRSNRAEFDSVNPYLGMPATAPMSRRIGQALHREDKRE; translated from the coding sequence ATGTCATTTGCCGGAGCCGTTCCGGTACCCGACCAGGTGTCGCCGCGCAGCGGCGCGAACGCGCGCGTATTGCTGGATCACGCCGGCTGGATCCTTGCCGCCGGGCTGGCCGGCGCGGCCTTCGCCTGGCTGGCGTGGCTGTCCACGCCCGACGTGTATCGCGCCAAGTCGCTGGTGCAACTGCAGACCCGCGACGGTGCCGGGCGCGCGGCCGCGCCGCAGCTGGACCTTGGCATGCTGAAGAGCCGTGCCGTGGTCGGGCCGGTGGTCGAGCGCCTGCACCTGGACATCGAGGTCCAGCCGTTGCGCGCGCCGCTGCTGGGCAGCCTGGTCAACCACTTCGCCGAGCCCGGCAAGCTGCGCGGGCCATGGCCGGCGGAACTGGGCTATGCATGGGGCGGCGAGCGCGTGGCGGTGGAGCGCCTGAACGTCCCCGCGCGCCTGCTCAACGTGCCGCTGACGCTGGAGATCCTGCCCGACAACGGCTTCCGGCTGAGCGGGCCGGATGCGCAAGTCGAGGGCCGCGCCGGCCAGGTGGCCGAGGCCAGTGGCATCTCGATGCTGGTGGGGCGCATCGAGGCGCGCCCGGGCACGCGCTTTCTGGTCACGCGGCGCGACCTGACGCTGACCGTCGATGCCGTGACGCGCGAACTGCGCGTCGACAGCGAATCGAGCGACGCCACCACGCTGCGCATCAGCTGGCAGAACCGTGACCCCGCCACCGCGGCCGCGCTGGTCAATGGCATTGCCGATTCCTATATCAAGGGCCAGGCCGAGCAGCGCCAGGACGACACCGCCGCGACGCTGGCCTTCCTGTCGGGCGAGCTGCCGCGCGTGAAGGCCGAGCTGGAGCGCGCCGAGGGCGCGCTGACGCGCTACCGCTCGCGCTCGGGTTCGCTGGCGCCGAGCCAGGACGTGCAGTCCTACCTGAACGGCAGCATGGAATACCAGCGCCAGATCGCGCTGCTGCGCCTGGAGCGCACCAAGCTGCTGCAGCGCTTCACCACCGAAGCCAATGAAGTCCGCACCGTCGACAGCCAGATCCAGCAGCTCACGCGCGAGCGCCAGGAAATGGACGCGCGCATGCAGAACCTGTCAGCGTCCGAACGCGAGTCCGTGGCGCTGACGCGCGACGTCAAGGTGGCCGAAGACATGTACATGACGCTGCGCAACAAGGTCGAGCAATTGTCGCTGGCGCAGCTTGACCGTACCGGGCAAGTGCGCATCGTCGACAACGCCCTGACCCCCACTGTGCCGATCGGCATGGGACCGTGGACGCCTGCTGCCGGCGGCGGCGTGCTGGGCATGCTGCTGGCGGCAGGCGCGCTGACGCTGCGCCAGCGCGTGCGGCCCACCGTAGCCAGCGCCAATGATGCCGAGGACAAGCTCGGCATCACCATGCTGGGCGACATTGCCTTCAGCCGCGAACAGGCGGCGCTCGAGCGCATGGTGTCGGCCAAGGCCCTGCTGGGCGTGGCCGCCGGCTACGCCGCGCCGCCGTTGGCGCGCCTGGAACGGCCGCGGCCGTCGAGCGCGGTGATCGACGTGTCCGCGCTGGAAGATGACAGCGAGCGGATGCTTCGGCTTGGCCTGCACGACCAGTTCCTGCTGGCGCGCAACGCGCCGCACTCGCTGGCGGTGGAAGGGCTGCGCAATATCCGCGCCGCGGTGCATTTTGCCCTGCGCAGCGCGCCCGACCATGTCATTGCCGTGACCAGCCCGGCGCCCGGCGCCGGCAAGACCTTTGCGTCGGTGAACCTGGCCGTGCTGTTTGCCGAAGCTGGCCAGCGCGTGCTGCTGATCGACGCCGACCTGCGCCGCGGCCGCGTGGCGAGCTGGTTCGACCAGCCCGCCGAATCCGGCCTGGCCGAACTGCTGACCGGGCATGTGCCGCTCGCCGCGGCGGTGCGGCCCACGGTGGTCAACGGCTTGTCGATCCTGCCGGCGGGTTTGCCGCCGCCGAATCCTTCCGAGCTGCTGATGCGCCCGGGCATGGCGGAGATGTTGCGGCAGTGCGCCGCACGCTTCGACCTGGTGCTGGTCGACACGCCGCCGGTGCTGGCGGTGGCCGATGCCAGCCTGGTCGCGAACCTGGCGGGTTCGACCCTGGTGGTGATGCGTGCCGATGCCACGCTGCCGGGCCAGGTCGATGAAACGCTCAAGCGCCTGCAGCGGGCCGACGCGCGCCTGCTGGGCGGCATTCTCAACTGTGTGGTTGCCAAGCGCAGCAATCGTGCCGAGTTCGACAGCGTCAATCCTTACCTCGGCATGCCGGCGACCGCGCCGATGTCGCGGCGGATCGGGCAGGCACTGCATCGCGAAGACAAACGAGAATAA
- a CDS encoding alpha/beta hydrolase family protein, with translation MRRLMFEGCAGWLHEAQGKTGVVLCAPLGHEAMWSHRAWRHLADDLAAAGMPVLRFDYPCTGDSAGACEAAHFLGRATSSIVAAAAQLRALAGVERIVLCGLRVGASLAVQAAEAMRSHPAWQGGVAGLVLLAPVVHGRAYLRELRALHRNWLNSAGPAEALPPPPGALDVLAFRFSADTVRELEALRLDRVTACPAPRVLLLDPWPGTASAADALAQQYAAGGVQVDAAAFPEYADMMQSAEFAGVPAQAWRQLVQWLAPAPAAWATVRRPMHRVVRTTSLRVAVDGVVEESGWLDARRQFGVLCMPHDAVPAPVAVIFPNTGGNHHVGDGRMFVTLSRRLARQGVASLRLDVAALGDSPRAPRSMSIAEIYAPGPHADVSAAVDWMRARGFRCIVLAGVCSGAYLSLHAALSNPGVNGLVLANLVKFRWDRADARSAVIGARSWQGWLSAARRRVNWQRVLQGQVRIGPLAAAMARHAYRHATERVAFRLTRLRGDEDLASATAYARAAMRCLNERGVRTDMLYGSEDMGLDEARLRFGRDLEALAALSHITVYRHGCMDHALFLAGGRQVFCDQVVGHVMGTLAALEGVGEGLPSRAVKVC, from the coding sequence ATGAGGCGGCTTATGTTTGAAGGCTGTGCCGGCTGGCTGCACGAGGCACAAGGAAAGACCGGGGTAGTGCTGTGCGCGCCGCTGGGCCACGAGGCCATGTGGTCGCACCGCGCATGGCGGCATCTCGCCGACGATCTCGCCGCGGCCGGCATGCCGGTGCTGCGCTTTGACTATCCTTGCACCGGCGACTCCGCCGGCGCCTGCGAGGCCGCGCATTTTCTCGGGCGCGCCACCTCGAGCATCGTCGCCGCTGCCGCGCAGCTGCGCGCGCTGGCCGGCGTGGAACGCATCGTGCTGTGCGGGCTGCGCGTGGGAGCAAGCCTTGCGGTGCAGGCCGCCGAGGCGATGCGTTCGCACCCGGCATGGCAGGGCGGCGTTGCCGGGCTGGTGCTGCTCGCGCCTGTGGTCCACGGCCGCGCCTACCTGCGCGAGCTGCGGGCACTGCATCGGAACTGGCTCAACAGCGCCGGGCCGGCCGAGGCCCTGCCCCCGCCGCCTGGCGCGCTCGACGTGCTGGCATTCCGCTTCAGCGCCGACACCGTGCGCGAACTCGAGGCGCTGCGCCTCGACCGCGTCACGGCCTGCCCCGCGCCGCGCGTGCTGCTGCTCGACCCCTGGCCTGGCACGGCCTCCGCGGCCGACGCGCTGGCGCAGCAGTACGCGGCAGGCGGCGTGCAGGTCGATGCGGCCGCGTTCCCCGAATACGCCGACATGATGCAATCGGCCGAGTTTGCCGGGGTGCCGGCGCAGGCCTGGCGACAACTGGTGCAGTGGCTGGCGCCGGCACCGGCCGCGTGGGCGACGGTAAGGCGGCCCATGCACCGCGTGGTGCGCACCACGTCCCTGCGCGTGGCGGTCGATGGCGTGGTCGAAGAGTCGGGCTGGCTCGACGCGCGGCGCCAGTTCGGCGTCCTGTGCATGCCGCACGACGCCGTGCCCGCGCCCGTCGCGGTGATCTTTCCGAATACCGGCGGCAACCACCATGTCGGCGATGGCCGCATGTTCGTCACGCTGTCGCGCCGGCTGGCAAGGCAGGGCGTGGCCTCGCTGCGGCTGGACGTGGCGGCGCTGGGCGACAGCCCGCGTGCGCCGCGCAGCATGAGCATCGCGGAGATCTACGCGCCAGGCCCGCACGCCGACGTCAGCGCCGCGGTCGACTGGATGCGCGCGCGCGGATTCCGCTGCATCGTGCTGGCCGGCGTGTGCTCAGGCGCCTACCTCAGCCTGCACGCTGCATTATCCAACCCCGGCGTGAACGGCCTGGTGCTGGCCAACCTGGTGAAATTCCGCTGGGACCGCGCCGATGCCCGCAGCGCGGTCATCGGCGCGCGATCATGGCAGGGCTGGCTTTCCGCCGCGCGCCGTCGCGTCAATTGGCAACGGGTGTTGCAGGGCCAGGTGAGGATCGGCCCGCTCGCCGCGGCCATGGCGCGCCATGCGTACCGGCACGCCACCGAGCGCGTAGCGTTCCGCCTGACGCGGCTGCGCGGTGACGAAGACCTGGCGTCAGCCACGGCTTACGCGCGGGCTGCGATGCGGTGCCTGAACGAGCGTGGGGTGCGGACGGACATGCTGTACGGGTCGGAGGACATGGGGCTCGACGAGGCCCGGCTGCGCTTCGGCAGAGATCTGGAAGCGCTCGCGGCGTTGTCGCATATCACTGTGTATCGGCATGGGTGTATGGATCATGCGTTGTTCCTGGCGGGGGGGAGGCAGGTTTTTTGTGACCAGGTGGTGGGGCATGTGATGGGGACGTTGGCTGCGTTGGAGGGGGTGGGGGAGGGGTTGCCGTCGCGGGCTGTTAAGGTGTGTTGA
- a CDS encoding polysaccharide biosynthesis/export family protein, which produces MPGLGAVLGAALLLGGCAASPGMHFSPTANVDAVGPDAKPDITPITMELVRELRAKSKPTNDRVEELFATPKPYVIGPGDIISVVVWDHPELVFPTQTYSIGAGFEVPASTGGSNMPGYVVSPNGDIQFPYAGVMKVAGKTANQVRDEMARVLSRVVRNPQMTVRVLGFRSQRVYVDGEVRTPGMLAIDDAPMTLVEALNRAGGVLNNTGDNSRVRVTRGERSWYVNIPAMLAKGIDPSRILLRSGDIVRVEQREDSKVFVTGEVVRPTSLLMRNGRMTLNEALGDAGGVNPNSANAEQIYVIRKTASDSPKVFHLDGTSPVALAIAEGFELEPKDVVYVDAREVVRWSRVMTLVVSPLVGVNSLATRP; this is translated from the coding sequence CTGCCGGGCCTGGGCGCCGTGCTCGGCGCCGCCCTGCTGCTGGGCGGCTGCGCCGCATCGCCGGGGATGCACTTCAGCCCGACCGCGAACGTCGACGCCGTCGGGCCGGACGCCAAGCCGGACATCACCCCCATCACCATGGAACTGGTGCGCGAGCTGCGCGCAAAGAGCAAGCCTACCAATGACCGTGTCGAAGAACTGTTCGCCACGCCCAAGCCCTATGTGATCGGCCCCGGCGACATCATCTCGGTGGTGGTGTGGGACCACCCGGAACTGGTGTTCCCGACGCAGACCTACAGCATCGGCGCCGGCTTCGAAGTGCCGGCGTCCACCGGCGGCTCCAACATGCCAGGCTATGTGGTCAGTCCCAATGGCGACATCCAGTTCCCGTATGCCGGCGTGATGAAGGTCGCCGGCAAGACCGCCAACCAGGTGCGCGACGAGATGGCACGCGTGCTCTCGCGGGTGGTGCGCAACCCGCAAATGACGGTGCGCGTGCTGGGCTTCCGCAGCCAGCGCGTCTATGTCGACGGCGAGGTCAGGACGCCCGGCATGCTCGCCATCGACGACGCGCCGATGACGCTGGTCGAGGCGCTGAACCGCGCCGGCGGTGTGCTCAACAACACCGGCGACAACAGCCGCGTGCGCGTTACCCGTGGCGAGCGCAGCTGGTACGTGAATATCCCCGCGATGCTGGCCAAGGGCATCGACCCGTCGCGCATCCTGCTGCGCTCGGGCGACATCGTGCGCGTCGAGCAGCGCGAGGACAGCAAGGTCTTTGTCACCGGCGAAGTGGTCCGGCCGACCTCGCTGCTGATGCGCAACGGGCGCATGACGCTGAACGAGGCGCTGGGCGACGCCGGCGGCGTGAACCCCAACTCGGCAAACGCCGAGCAGATCTACGTGATCCGCAAGACGGCCAGCGATTCGCCCAAGGTGTTCCACCTGGACGGCACCTCGCCGGTGGCACTGGCGATTGCCGAAGGCTTCGAGCTGGAGCCCAAGGACGTGGTCTACGTCGATGCCCGCGAAGTGGTGCGGTGGAGCCGCGTCATGACCCTGGTGGTGAGCCCGCTGGTGGGCGTCAACAGCCTCGCGACCCGACCTTGA
- a CDS encoding IS110-like element ISRta3 family transposase yields MNTTTYGLDIAKTVFQLYWVEPSGKCCNRRFNRTKLIEFLAKREPGRVALEACASAHWWARQLQGLGHKPVLLHARYVRPFVQTNKTDAADAKAIWTAAQQPGMREVAPKSETQQCVLAVHAMRSLRIKMRTMLVNQLRGMLVEFGIHFRRGRQAGLDEIVQRLPEIESRVPPTLFEAVHQQLRSLESLDREIAEYDRQITAWGRQDRACQTISAIPGIGMLTATALVATIGEARTFKSGRQLAAFLGLVPKQTGTGGKVRLGGISKRGNPYLRTLLIHGARTVLSHLRRKNQGGWSQALAQKRPTNVVAVAMANKTVRTVWALLAHERTYDRDYVSVRPA; encoded by the coding sequence ATGAATACTACGACTTACGGCCTCGACATTGCAAAGACTGTCTTCCAGCTCTATTGGGTCGAGCCTTCCGGCAAGTGTTGCAACCGCCGCTTCAACCGTACGAAGCTGATCGAGTTCCTGGCCAAGCGCGAGCCGGGACGGGTAGCGCTGGAAGCGTGCGCGAGCGCGCATTGGTGGGCGCGTCAGTTGCAGGGCTTGGGCCACAAGCCGGTGCTGCTGCACGCGCGCTATGTGCGCCCGTTCGTGCAGACCAATAAAACCGATGCGGCCGATGCGAAGGCAATCTGGACTGCAGCGCAACAGCCGGGCATGCGCGAGGTGGCGCCAAAGTCCGAAACCCAGCAGTGCGTGCTGGCGGTGCATGCCATGCGTTCGCTGCGCATCAAGATGCGAACGATGCTGGTCAACCAGTTGCGAGGCATGCTGGTTGAATTCGGCATCCACTTCCGACGCGGCCGCCAGGCCGGGCTCGACGAGATCGTGCAACGTCTGCCGGAGATCGAGTCTCGCGTACCGCCGACGCTGTTCGAGGCCGTACATCAGCAGTTGCGCAGCCTGGAGAGTCTGGACCGTGAGATTGCCGAGTACGACCGTCAGATCACTGCCTGGGGTCGTCAGGATCGCGCCTGTCAGACTATCAGCGCCATCCCTGGCATAGGGATGCTCACTGCCACGGCCTTGGTGGCGACGATCGGTGAAGCGCGCACGTTCAAGTCCGGGCGGCAGCTGGCGGCATTCCTGGGTCTAGTGCCCAAGCAGACCGGTACCGGCGGCAAGGTCCGACTGGGTGGCATCAGCAAACGCGGCAATCCCTACCTGCGCACCTTGCTCATCCACGGCGCACGGACGGTGCTGAGCCATCTGCGACGCAAGAACCAGGGTGGCTGGAGCCAGGCATTGGCCCAGAAACGCCCCACTAACGTCGTGGCGGTTGCCATGGCCAACAAGACGGTACGCACGGTCTGGGCGCTGTTGGCCCACGAGCGGACCTATGACCGAGACTACGTCTCGGTCAGGCCTGCCTGA
- a CDS encoding LbetaH domain-containing protein has translation MIIQHTHRTSGPSFSLSNRVRRQLWNWVWLWLFRPSLRPMHAWRAALLRLFGARLGRDARVYPGARIWAPWNLVMGEHTAVADGVTLYNISPITLGDYAIVSQGSHLCTGSHDYNSETFQLIASPITLERHVWVCAEAFISPGVTLPEGVVIAPRTVVTKPLREPWTVYGGTPARAIGQRRPQP, from the coding sequence ATGATCATCCAGCACACCCACCGCACCTCCGGCCCGTCGTTTTCGCTGTCCAACCGCGTGCGCCGGCAGCTATGGAACTGGGTATGGCTATGGCTGTTCCGCCCCAGCCTGCGCCCGATGCATGCCTGGCGCGCCGCGCTGCTGCGGCTGTTCGGCGCCCGCCTCGGCCGCGATGCGCGGGTCTATCCCGGGGCGCGGATCTGGGCGCCGTGGAACCTGGTGATGGGCGAGCACACCGCTGTCGCCGACGGCGTGACGCTCTACAACATCAGTCCGATCACGCTGGGCGACTACGCCATCGTGTCACAAGGCTCGCATCTGTGCACGGGCTCGCACGATTACAACAGCGAGACCTTCCAGCTGATCGCGTCGCCGATCACGCTGGAGCGCCATGTCTGGGTCTGCGCCGAAGCGTTCATTTCGCCGGGCGTGACCTTGCCCGAAGGCGTGGTGATTGCGCCGCGCACGGTGGTCACCAAGCCGCTGCGCGAACCGTGGACGGTCTATGGCGGCACCCCCGCGCGCGCCATCGGCCAGCGCCGCCCGCAGCCATGA